From the genome of Paenibacillus thermoaerophilus:
CATCCAGAATCTTCTCCACTACAAGTACCTTCTTCAGTTCTGCTCTGGTCAATGTCATAAACTCCTGTCCCATAGTGACATTATCTCAGAACAGTTACACCGTGACATTATCACGGAACAACAACACTTCATGCGGCTCCCCCTTGATTTGAACCTCCGCATGCGCTATACTTGCACAAAACACCGAATACCGCGATCATGCCGATGAAGAGCATCCAACTCGGAGGCGTTTTCGTCAAGGGGAACGAAGCTTCCCCCTAAGCTAACCGGGTCCGCCCGTTAACGCGGAACAAAAGTGGATCGGACAACTGCCTGTCCGGTCAATTTGGGTGGCACCGCGAGATCGAAGCGCTCCTCGTCCCATACGGACAAGGGCGCTTTTTGTATTTCGACCAAAGGAGAGTGCGGGGCCATGTTGGACATCAAGCAAATCAGGGAAAATCCGGAGCGGATTCAAGCGATCGCCGACCAGAAAGGGATTGAGGTCTCGATCCCGGAATTGCTCCGGCGGGATGACGATCGGCGTCTGCTGCGGCGGCGGATTGAGGAGCTGCGGCAGGAACGAAACCGACAGAGCGAGGAGATCGCCCGTCTCGTCAAGCGGGACAGCCGCGAAAACACCGAACGTAAAAAACGCCGGGTCAAGGAGCTGAACGGTCGGTTAAGGGCCCTGGAGGCCGACTGCCGGGAGGCGGAGCGCGAGTATAGGAGGCTGATGATGCTCGTCCCCAATATCGTCTCGCCCGACACGCCGATTGGGCGCTCGGACGCGGACAACGTCGAGCTCAAGCGGGTCGGCGGACTCCCCAGCTTCGCCTTCGAACCGCGGGACCACGTGGCGCTGGGCGAGCTCCACCGGATGATCGACATTCCCCGCGGGGTGAAAACGGCGGGAAGCCGCCACTACTATTTGACCGGAGCCGGAGCGCTGCTGCACCGGGCCGTGCAGCAGCTCGCGCTCGATCTGCTGACCGCCGGAGGGTTCAGGCTGCTGGAGGTGCCGCTCATGGTCCGGGGCGAAGCGCTGACTAATACGGGATTTTTCCCGCTGGGCGAGAGCCAGACGTACCGGATGGCCGAGGACGGCAAATGGCTGGTCGGCACGTCGGAAGTTCCGCTTGTGTCGTACTACAGCGGCGA
Proteins encoded in this window:
- the serS gene encoding serine--tRNA ligase, with the translated sequence MLDIKQIRENPERIQAIADQKGIEVSIPELLRRDDDRRLLRRRIEELRQERNRQSEEIARLVKRDSRENTERKKRRVKELNGRLRALEADCREAEREYRRLMMLVPNIVSPDTPIGRSDADNVELKRVGGLPSFAFEPRDHVALGELHRMIDIPRGVKTAGSRHYYLTGAGALLHRAVQQLALDLLTAGGFRLLEVPLMVRGEALTNTGFFPLGESQTYRMAEDGKWLVGTSEVPLVSYYSGEIVDVSEPIRLAAVSMCFRNEVGSAGRDVHGLYRVHQFSKVEQVVICEDNLELSERLFDEITRNAEQLLQLLELPYRVMAVCTGDMSQKTYKQVDIETWMPSRRAYGETHSSSNLLDFQARRSNIRYRDAEGRVRFCHTLNNTAVASPRILIPLLENHQEEDGSIRIPPALRKYINGIEYLRP